One window from the genome of bacterium encodes:
- a CDS encoding glutamine amidotransferase, translating into MGSRGGVLGALSGDAALRICHLYPDLLNLYGDRGNIMVLTQRALWRGLPVTVTDVGLGQTIDPASTDLFFIGGGEDRQQRIAADDLCRVKRGPLLEAVEDGAVVLAVCGGYQLVGRFYRPAEGEELPGAGLLDLWTEHPGPAARRLIGNLEIEVEGMAAPLIGFENHGGRTHLGPGARPLGRVLVGFGNNGEDGWEGATSRRVYGTYLHGPLLPKNPAFADRLICEAVGRRHPGFQLAPLSDALETRARAVMLARLGNPPAR; encoded by the coding sequence GTGGGGAGCCGTGGGGGGGTTCTGGGAGCATTGAGCGGAGATGCTGCGCTGCGCATTTGTCATCTGTATCCGGATCTCCTCAACCTCTACGGAGACCGGGGGAACATTATGGTCCTCACCCAACGGGCGCTCTGGCGTGGGCTTCCGGTGACGGTGACCGACGTGGGCTTGGGGCAGACGATCGACCCGGCGTCGACCGATCTCTTCTTTATCGGCGGAGGCGAAGACCGCCAGCAGCGAATCGCCGCGGATGACCTCTGCCGGGTGAAGCGCGGGCCGCTGCTGGAGGCGGTGGAGGACGGCGCGGTGGTGCTGGCGGTTTGCGGAGGGTACCAGTTGGTCGGGCGCTTCTACCGGCCGGCCGAAGGCGAGGAGCTGCCCGGGGCGGGCCTCCTCGACCTCTGGACCGAACACCCTGGCCCGGCCGCACGTCGATTGATCGGCAACCTCGAGATCGAGGTCGAGGGAATGGCCGCGCCGCTCATCGGGTTTGAGAACCACGGAGGGAGGACGCATCTGGGGCCCGGCGCGCGTCCGCTGGGGCGCGTGCTCGTCGGGTTCGGCAACAACGGCGAGGACGGTTGGGAGGGAGCGACCTCCCGTCGGGTCTACGGCACGTACTTGCACGGTCCGCTGCTGCCTAAGAACCCCGCATTTGCCGACCGCCTGATTTGCGAGGCCGTCGGCCGCCGCCACCCGGGGTTCCAGCTCGCCCCGCTCTCCGATGCTCTCGAAACGCGGGCCCGGGCGGTCATGCTGGCTCGGCTAGGGAATCCGCCGGCCCGGTAG
- a CDS encoding MurT ligase domain-containing protein, which translates to MPGRVARAVEPRVLQRLSKRLRFGSVVVAGTNGKTTTARLLAHILETIGRHPVHNRAGANLAAGIASALVGNADLFGRPSGDIGIFEVDEATVPRVVPHLAPRVAVFTNLFRDQLDRYGEIDHIAELWRATGESLPVDGVLVANGDDPLVYDAVRGLPGRLVTFGIDDERHALPAIEHTAEARYCYRCGTPYVYALTYFGHMGRYQCLTCGTVRPAIDVAAREVALAGPDGAAFTLALVREGRSTPISTVLPGLYNVYNVLAAAAAALQIGASLEDVGRGVASFVPAFGRAERIAVNGGELRMLLVKNPSGFNEVLRTVLSAGSLPVVLIAINDNIADGRDVSWLWDVDAEMLAGRVAHVVVTGLRAEDMALRLRYAGMAEEAIEVQRGYEPALRVSLARAGGKPLFVLPTYTAMLALREVLHRWGAVGGFWEH; encoded by the coding sequence ATGCCCGGGCGCGTCGCACGGGCGGTGGAACCGCGCGTCCTGCAGCGTCTTTCTAAACGCCTGCGCTTCGGCAGCGTGGTCGTCGCCGGCACCAACGGCAAGACCACCACGGCCCGTCTGCTGGCGCATATCCTGGAGACCATCGGCCGCCACCCGGTGCATAACCGGGCGGGCGCCAACCTCGCAGCGGGAATCGCCTCCGCGTTGGTGGGAAACGCTGACCTGTTCGGCCGTCCCTCCGGAGACATCGGCATCTTCGAGGTGGACGAGGCCACGGTTCCCCGTGTGGTTCCTCATCTCGCACCGCGAGTCGCCGTTTTCACGAACCTGTTCCGCGACCAGTTGGATCGCTACGGCGAGATCGACCACATCGCCGAACTGTGGCGCGCGACGGGCGAATCACTGCCGGTGGATGGCGTGCTGGTCGCGAACGGGGACGATCCCCTGGTGTACGACGCGGTTCGCGGACTGCCGGGGCGGCTCGTGACGTTCGGGATCGACGACGAGCGGCACGCGCTTCCGGCGATCGAGCACACCGCCGAGGCGCGGTACTGCTATCGCTGCGGAACCCCGTACGTGTACGCGCTGACCTACTTCGGTCACATGGGGCGGTATCAATGTTTGACCTGTGGCACCGTCCGCCCGGCGATCGACGTCGCCGCGCGGGAGGTGGCGCTCGCCGGCCCCGATGGAGCGGCGTTTACGCTGGCGCTTGTCCGGGAAGGGCGGTCGACCCCGATCTCGACGGTGCTGCCCGGGCTCTACAATGTGTACAATGTCCTTGCGGCGGCGGCGGCGGCCCTCCAGATCGGCGCTTCGCTCGAGGATGTGGGGCGGGGAGTGGCGTCCTTCGTCCCGGCGTTCGGCCGGGCCGAGCGCATCGCCGTCAACGGCGGCGAGCTCCGGATGCTGCTCGTCAAGAACCCCTCGGGGTTTAACGAGGTCCTGCGCACGGTGCTGTCGGCCGGGTCCCTGCCGGTTGTGCTCATCGCCATCAACGACAACATCGCAGATGGCCGGGACGTGTCGTGGCTCTGGGACGTCGACGCCGAAATGCTGGCGGGGCGGGTGGCACACGTGGTGGTGACCGGCTTGCGCGCGGAAGATATGGCGCTGCGCCTCCGATACGCAGGGATGGCCGAGGAGGCGATCGAGGTCCAGCGCGGGTACGAGCCGGCGCTGCGCGTGTCGCTGGCGCGAGCCGGGGGCAAGCCGTTGTTCGTGCTCCCCACGTACACCGCGATGCTCGCGCTGCGCGAGGTGCTGCACCGGTGGGGAGCCGTGGGGGGGTTCTGGGAGCATTGA
- a CDS encoding TOBE domain-containing protein, with protein sequence MEISARNQLRGRVTAISLDGVMGEVRIQLGTQELVSVITRASVERMGLKVGDEVLAVIKSTEVMIGKS encoded by the coding sequence GTGGAAATCAGCGCGCGCAACCAGCTCCGCGGCCGGGTGACGGCGATCTCGCTCGACGGGGTGATGGGCGAAGTCCGCATCCAGCTCGGCACCCAGGAACTGGTCTCGGTCATCACGCGGGCATCGGTGGAACGGATGGGTCTCAAGGTCGGTGATGAAGTCCTTGCGGTGATCAAGTCCACGGAGGTCATGATCGGCAAGTCCTGA
- the modA gene encoding molybdate ABC transporter substrate-binding protein: MKILRRRTSTRRRSFRAIGAGLIAMCLLGIAPRTVAAISIPTFTVFAAASLTEAFTVLGKIFETQDPNARVTFNFAGSQQLALQIEQGAQADLFASADDRWMIYLQKRGLLMTTPVEFVRNRLVVIYPRSNPGQIAGLQDLARPGVKLVIETDAVPAGHYFRQVLAKLAKAPGVGADYAQRVLHNVVSEEDNVKAAVAKVQLGEADAGVVYRSDVTAPVEERVQILSIPDPYNVIATYPMAIPKGAAFPATATQFARMVLSPLGQQILRGYNLLPAP, from the coding sequence GTGAAAATCCTACGCCGCCGCACGTCCACCAGGAGGAGATCCTTCCGCGCCATCGGCGCCGGTCTGATCGCCATGTGCCTCCTCGGGATCGCCCCCCGCACGGTGGCGGCGATCTCGATCCCAACATTTACCGTGTTTGCCGCGGCCTCGCTGACCGAGGCGTTCACGGTACTGGGGAAGATCTTCGAGACCCAGGACCCAAACGCCCGGGTCACCTTCAACTTTGCGGGATCCCAGCAACTCGCTCTGCAGATCGAGCAAGGTGCACAGGCCGACCTCTTTGCCTCTGCCGATGACCGGTGGATGATCTATTTGCAGAAGCGGGGGCTGCTCATGACGACCCCCGTCGAATTCGTAAGAAACCGCCTGGTCGTCATCTATCCTCGGTCGAATCCCGGCCAAATCGCAGGCTTGCAAGACCTTGCCCGCCCGGGCGTGAAACTCGTGATCGAGACCGATGCCGTTCCGGCCGGCCACTACTTCCGCCAAGTCCTGGCCAAACTCGCCAAGGCGCCAGGAGTTGGCGCCGACTACGCGCAGCGCGTGCTCCACAACGTGGTCTCCGAGGAAGACAATGTGAAGGCCGCGGTGGCGAAGGTTCAGTTGGGCGAGGCCGACGCGGGCGTCGTCTACCGTTCGGATGTCACCGCGCCGGTCGAAGAGCGGGTGCAGATTCTCAGCATTCCCGACCCCTACAACGTCATTGCGACCTATCCCATGGCAATCCCCAAAGGGGCCGCGTTCCCGGCGACCGCGACACAGTTCGCCCGGATGGTCCTCTCTCCGCTCGGGCAGCAGATCCTGCGCGGGTACAATCTCCTCCCCGCGCCCTGA
- a CDS encoding ABC transporter permease has protein sequence MLAVLPITAGALFLALLVLPMLGLVMRIPPGELLDRLGKPFILQALWLSLKTSLASTAAVAILGLPVAYLLAMRQFPGKSVLEVLVDLPMVLPPTVAGVGLLLAFGRTGLTGRELAALGITIPFTSLAVVLAQMFVAGPLLVNAARAGFEQVDAKYLRAAATLRAPSAYTFLRVVLPLSLPSLIAGAAMTWARALGEFGATITFAGNLPGRTQTMPLAVYEALQSDLDAAVALSVMLLLVSFGILFALRNLPRALRR, from the coding sequence GTGCTGGCCGTTCTCCCCATCACGGCCGGCGCCCTGTTCCTCGCGCTGCTCGTTCTCCCGATGCTCGGCTTGGTCATGCGCATTCCCCCGGGCGAGTTGCTGGACAGGCTGGGGAAGCCGTTCATCCTCCAGGCGCTTTGGCTCAGCCTCAAGACCTCGCTGGCCTCGACCGCGGCGGTCGCCATCCTCGGCCTTCCCGTAGCGTACCTTCTGGCGATGCGCCAATTTCCTGGAAAATCTGTTCTGGAAGTGCTCGTCGACCTCCCGATGGTGCTGCCCCCCACCGTAGCCGGGGTGGGACTGCTGCTCGCCTTCGGCCGCACCGGGCTCACCGGCCGTGAGCTGGCGGCCCTCGGGATCACGATCCCGTTCACCTCGCTGGCGGTCGTTCTCGCTCAGATGTTCGTCGCCGGGCCCCTGCTCGTCAATGCCGCGCGCGCCGGCTTCGAACAGGTGGACGCAAAATACCTGCGGGCCGCGGCCACCCTGCGAGCTCCCTCTGCCTACACCTTCCTCCGCGTGGTGCTACCGCTGAGCCTGCCGTCGCTGATCGCCGGGGCGGCCATGACGTGGGCCCGCGCCCTGGGCGAGTTTGGCGCCACGATCACCTTCGCCGGCAACCTCCCCGGCCGCACCCAGACGATGCCCCTCGCCGTCTACGAAGCGCTGCAGAGCGACTTGGATGCGGCGGTGGCATTATCGGTGATGCTCCTCCTCGTTTCGTTCGGGATCCTCTTTGCGCTGCGGAACCTCCCGCGGGCTCTGCGGAGGTAG
- a CDS encoding ABC transporter ATP-binding protein — protein sequence MTAEAGKTLVLVGASGAGKSTILNILAGLTQPDQGTIRLDGGTYLASDLKITVPTAARDIGYVFQDYALFPHLTVAENVAFGLRAQRVPRPDLAARTTAALDQLHIRNLAARRPAQLSGGQQQRVALARALALRPRLLLLDEPLSALDLQSQREVRTELRRILALLPCVTVFVTHNPVEAVIFGDRIAVIEEGRIVQVGTREELLRTPRSGYVAELMGLNLFRGRVASRDPNGLAEVRTENGTLRIVDAQGEGEVFVAVDPRDITLHTGAPTGTAQNVFFGTIIQLIPEPPRGERVRVTLATRPPLVAEITARAVRTLALREGMSVYASFKATAARGYR from the coding sequence CTGACCGCCGAGGCCGGCAAAACGCTGGTGCTTGTGGGAGCGAGCGGTGCCGGGAAGAGCACGATCCTTAACATCCTGGCCGGCCTGACCCAACCGGATCAAGGGACAATCCGTCTCGACGGGGGCACCTACCTCGCCAGCGACCTGAAGATCACGGTTCCGACCGCCGCGCGCGACATCGGGTACGTCTTTCAGGATTATGCGCTCTTCCCCCACCTCACCGTCGCGGAAAACGTCGCCTTTGGACTGCGCGCACAGCGGGTGCCCAGGCCGGATCTGGCGGCGCGCACGACCGCCGCGCTGGACCAACTGCACATCCGAAACCTCGCCGCCCGCAGGCCCGCGCAATTGTCCGGCGGCCAGCAGCAGCGCGTCGCGCTGGCCCGGGCGCTCGCCCTCCGGCCGCGGCTCCTGCTGCTCGACGAGCCGTTATCCGCCCTCGACCTGCAGTCTCAGCGCGAGGTGCGGACGGAGCTTCGCCGGATTCTTGCGCTCCTCCCCTGCGTCACGGTGTTCGTGACCCACAATCCGGTGGAGGCCGTGATCTTCGGCGACAGGATCGCGGTGATCGAGGAGGGCCGGATCGTTCAGGTCGGGACCCGCGAGGAACTTCTGCGGACACCTCGCTCGGGGTACGTGGCGGAACTGATGGGGCTGAACCTCTTCCGGGGCCGCGTCGCCTCGCGGGACCCCAACGGCCTCGCGGAGGTTCGCACCGAAAACGGCACCCTGCGCATCGTCGATGCGCAGGGCGAGGGGGAGGTGTTCGTCGCCGTGGACCCCAGGGATATCACCCTGCACACCGGCGCGCCGACCGGGACGGCGCAGAACGTGTTCTTCGGGACGATCATCCAGTTGATACCGGAGCCGCCCCGGGGGGAGCGCGTCCGCGTCACGTTGGCGACCCGGCCGCCGCTTGTCGCGGAGATCACCGCCCGCGCGGTGCGCACACTGGCGCTTCGCGAGGGCATGAGCGTCTACGCCAGCTTCAAAGCGACGGCGGCAAGGGGGTATCGGTGA
- a CDS encoding NlpC/P60 family protein → MAGVVGFLVVMLWPWSAAHAGQIYTVHQGDTLWRISHRFGVRPADLVAANHLALTSIIHPGLRLSIPGTPASDRSVPDAGSQTPPPDIASLQTPLEHADRRPPAPAPTRLAAPARALSEPGDIVRMAYQYLGRPYQWSGVGNYGFDCSGLVARVFAAFGRLVPHTSFGQYQAGRLIPREQLNPGDLVFFHTYGTGASHVGIYIGEDRFIHASSRGVIISSIEEPYFRARYLGARRL, encoded by the coding sequence GTGGCTGGAGTGGTTGGCTTCCTGGTGGTCATGCTCTGGCCGTGGAGCGCTGCGCACGCCGGGCAGATCTACACGGTGCATCAGGGAGACACGCTGTGGCGGATCTCTCACCGCTTTGGTGTCCGCCCGGCCGATTTGGTCGCCGCCAATCACCTCGCGTTGACGTCGATCATCCACCCGGGGTTGCGCTTGTCCATTCCCGGGACGCCTGCCTCGGACCGCTCCGTTCCCGACGCGGGCTCCCAGACCCCGCCGCCCGATATCGCTTCGTTGCAAACACCCCTCGAGCACGCCGACCGCCGGCCGCCGGCACCGGCCCCCACAAGGTTAGCGGCGCCCGCCCGGGCCCTGAGCGAGCCGGGGGACATCGTGCGGATGGCCTACCAGTACCTCGGCAGGCCGTACCAGTGGTCCGGGGTGGGGAACTACGGGTTCGACTGCTCGGGGCTGGTCGCCCGCGTGTTCGCGGCGTTTGGACGGCTGGTGCCCCACACCTCGTTTGGGCAATACCAAGCCGGGCGGCTGATCCCCCGGGAGCAGCTCAACCCCGGCGACCTCGTCTTCTTCCATACCTACGGTACCGGCGCGTCCCACGTGGGGATCTACATCGGTGAGGACCGCTTCATTCACGCATCCTCCCGGGGCGTGATCATCTCCTCGATCGAGGAACCTTACTTCAGGGCCCGGTATCTGGGGGCGCGGCGGCTCTAA
- a CDS encoding bifunctional nuclease family protein, with amino-acid sequence MIGMKVRTVAMDQQMNPVVLLVDNAETLALPIWIGTAEAQSIALELQGVRMPRPMTHDLLRTILTQLTVSVNRIVVTDIQNGTYFAEIHLQNNGAEVVVDSRPSDAIALALRTEAPIYVEEKLAAGAIQLKKAFDEHEVEEFKKFLEKVKPQDFKQ; translated from the coding sequence ATGATCGGGATGAAAGTGCGGACCGTGGCGATGGACCAGCAGATGAATCCGGTCGTGCTGCTCGTCGACAACGCCGAAACGCTGGCGCTCCCGATCTGGATCGGCACGGCCGAGGCCCAATCGATCGCCCTGGAACTGCAGGGAGTCCGCATGCCCCGCCCCATGACCCACGATCTGCTGCGCACCATCCTCACGCAGCTCACCGTGAGCGTCAACCGGATCGTCGTGACCGACATCCAGAACGGAACGTACTTTGCGGAGATTCATCTCCAGAACAACGGGGCGGAGGTTGTCGTGGACTCGCGGCCGAGCGATGCGATCGCGCTGGCCCTGAGGACCGAGGCTCCGATTTATGTCGAGGAGAAACTTGCGGCGGGGGCGATCCAGCTGAAGAAGGCGTTCGATGAACACGAGGTCGAAGAATTCAAAAAATTTCTCGAGAAGGTCAAACCGCAGGACTTCAAACAGTAA
- a CDS encoding glucose 1-dehydrogenase, whose translation MRLHHRIAVITGSSRGIGRAIAQAMAREGASVVLNASRSIGEAQAVADAIVRAGGRALAIQADVGSPREANALIAQAAEVWGRVDILVNNAGLVDRAGIWQIDEAGWARMLAVHVTGPFFAGRAAGELMIRQGRGVIINIASMRGIEPGTGPLHYNVSKAAALMLTKCLARDLAPHVRVNAIAPGYTETAFHADRTIAEREQIASRIPLGRFSQPEEIARAAVFLASDESAFVTGQTLIVSGGVVTG comes from the coding sequence ATGCGTCTGCACCATCGGATTGCGGTGATCACAGGTTCGAGCCGCGGGATCGGACGCGCGATCGCCCAGGCGATGGCCCGCGAGGGGGCGTCGGTGGTTCTCAACGCGTCTCGGTCGATCGGGGAGGCGCAGGCGGTCGCCGACGCGATCGTACGGGCGGGCGGCCGCGCGCTCGCGATTCAGGCCGACGTCGGCAGCCCCAGAGAGGCCAACGCGCTGATTGCGCAGGCGGCGGAAGTCTGGGGCCGGGTGGACATCCTCGTCAACAACGCCGGGCTGGTGGATCGGGCCGGCATCTGGCAGATCGATGAGGCCGGATGGGCGCGGATGCTGGCCGTGCACGTCACCGGTCCGTTCTTCGCCGGACGGGCGGCGGGGGAGCTCATGATCCGGCAGGGGCGGGGGGTTATCATCAACATTGCCTCGATGCGGGGGATCGAACCCGGCACGGGGCCGCTGCACTACAACGTGAGCAAAGCCGCGGCGCTGATGTTGACCAAGTGCCTCGCCCGGGACCTGGCGCCGCACGTGCGGGTGAACGCCATCGCCCCCGGATACACGGAGACAGCATTCCACGCTGACCGCACGATCGCCGAGCGCGAGCAGATCGCCTCGAGGATCCCCCTGGGACGGTTCAGCCAGCCCGAAGAAATCGCACGCGCGGCGGTGTTTCTCGCCTCGGACGAATCGGCCTTCGTGACGGGGCAGACGCTGATCGTATCGGGCGGAGTGGTGACGGGCTAG
- a CDS encoding DUF402 domain-containing protein, with translation MEVLEVKRTLSGGVEQFPCVAVEMTASRAVLLYTLTRARRLGGIDLTPGMVTVAYYWAGRPYNVYHWISPRGETVAWYFNVSGPVRITDRRVEWQDLEVDVLVTPDLRTQVLDEDRLPLDLSAEQRAAIAAARDRVLREAPEVVRELERTSRDLLARAAEAP, from the coding sequence ATGGAAGTCCTCGAAGTCAAGCGTACGCTCAGCGGAGGGGTCGAGCAGTTCCCCTGCGTCGCGGTGGAGATGACCGCCTCCCGTGCCGTGCTGCTGTACACGCTCACCCGCGCCCGGCGCCTCGGCGGCATCGATCTCACCCCGGGGATGGTCACGGTGGCCTATTACTGGGCCGGCCGGCCGTATAACGTTTACCACTGGATCTCCCCGCGGGGGGAAACGGTGGCCTGGTACTTCAACGTGAGCGGTCCGGTCCGCATCACGGACCGGCGGGTGGAGTGGCAGGACCTCGAGGTGGACGTGCTGGTGACGCCGGATCTCCGGACCCAGGTTCTAGACGAGGACCGGCTGCCGCTGGATCTCTCGGCCGAGCAGCGCGCGGCGATCGCGGCAGCGCGGGACCGCGTGCTGCGGGAAGCCCCCGAGGTGGTGCGGGAGCTGGAGCGGACGTCGCGGGACCTGCTGGCTCGGGCGGCGGAGGCCCCGTAA